The Planctomycetia bacterium DNA segment GTCGAACAAGCGGCTCAACAAGCCCTGCAAAAGACGCTCGGCCGCGGCGAGACCGCGGCCCAAGAAGCACTCAATAAAGGGCAAAACGCGGCCGAACAAGCACTGGGACGCGGTTTGAATCGCCTCTTCGGACCAGGCGCTACGAACCCGACGCCGGGAGCCGGCGTGCGGTAGACCACGGCTCCGTTCGCTTCCGCCGAGCAACCGATTAATTTCACTTCTTGCGCGAACGAGCCGCGCGGTACACTGGCGCGTATATGAAACTCGTCATGCTCGGCACCACCGGATACCACCCCAACGACTTGCGCCAAACGGCGTGCTATGCGTTGCCGGAAATCGGCGTGGTGCTCGATGCGGGCACCGGCATGTATCGCTTGCGCAACTTCATCGCGACCGAAGAGCTCGACATCTTTCTCTCGCACGCGCACCTCGACCACATCGCGGGCCTGACCTTCATGCTCGGCACGTTGTTCGACAAGAACATGCGCCGCATCACGGTACACGGCATGCCGGAAAAGATCGCCGCGGTGCGCGATCATTTGTTTCACTCGGAAATTTTTCCGGTGATGCCTGATTGCGAGTTTCGTCCCATCGCGCCGCGTACGGCGCTCGCAGGAGGCGGGACGCTGACGCATTTTCCGTTGGAGCATCCCGGCAGCTCGATCGGCTTCCGACTCGATTGGCCGGAGCGCTCGATGGCCTACGTCACCGACACGACGGCCCGAGCCGATTCACCGTATCTCGAGCGGATTCGCGGCGTCGACTTGCTGTTGCATGAATGCTACTTCGGCGACGATACGCCGGAAGAGTTCGCCGCGCAAACCGGCCACAGCCGCACTACGCCGACGGCCGAACTAGCGCGAGCCGCGAAAGTCGGTCGCCTGGTCCTCACGCACTTGAACCCGCTGATCAGCGAAGTCGACCCGATCGGCTTGCCGACCGCGCAGAAGATTTTTCCCAACACGATGCTCGCGGAAGATTGCCGCGAGATCGAGTTTTAGAATCCGCGGTTCCGATGCCGAGGCTGCTGAGAGGCAGAGCGGTGCAAACCACGAGTGGCGCCGAACAACCGACTTAAAGCGGTTTCACGCGAATGTTCTTGTAGCGGATCGAGCCGGTTTGCGAGGCTTGCAAGCCGATGTAACCAGATCTGATCGGTGCTACTTGATCGTCGTAAGCGGCGACCTGTCGACCATCGATGTACACGGTGATCTTCGTGGCTTTCACCACGATTCGTACCTTGAACCAGTTGTTCGGTGAAGCCAGACCGGCACCGGTGAGGTAGACGACCGAGTTCTTACCGGACATCGGAAACTTATAAATGCTTCCGGTATAATTCGACGCGACCTCGATACCATGGGCCTGTACTTCGTACCCCGTGATGTGTCCGTCGGCGCGTGGCACGGGTCCCGAGCGAAGAATGAATCCACCGTTTCCACCTACGCTGTATTGCACCTCGGCGTTCAATTCGAAATCGTCGAATGTCCGGCCGCCGAAAAAGCAATAATCGTATTTCTTACTGAAGCCCCCGTTGGAAGCGATCTCGTCGTTTTCGATCGTCCAGAGATCGAGCCGCTCCGCACGCCACTTTCGCTTCGAGGCCGCGTTCGTCAGCGACGTTCCCTCACTAGGAGCGTCGGGCATGGCAGGACTATCGCCGATCGGAGCGGTCTCTTTCGGCAACGTGACGAGCGGAAGCGCGGTCACTTTGTCCAAGGTCAAAAAGCGTAACGGCTTTTCGACGTCGGGCTTGATCTTCCAATCGTTTTTCATCTCGGTCGACATCTCGTCGAGCGCTAGGATGATCTGAGCGTAGCCGACGAGCGATTCTTGCAGCAGCGCGCGGAACGTATCTTTGCGCTGTTGGTCCTTCGCTTGGTCTCCTTCAATGGCGACCACATAGCTATCCGACAAGTTGCTGGCGATGTCGTCGAGACGCTTCGCCAGCAGCGCGAAGCGCCCTTCCGCCGTCGTACGATCCGTCGCATCGACGGCCAGCCGCAGAAACTCATCGCTGAGCGTTTGACGCGCCTCGGCAACGGCCGGCTTGATCTTGCTGAACGTAGCGGCTTGGTCCTTCTGCGCTTCCTCGATGATCGAGAGCGCCAAACGCATGAAGGTCGAGGCCGCCTTGACCGTATTCGCCTGTTGTCGTGATGCGGTCGTCGCGTCGACAATCAACGGCTCGAAACGATAAAGCGGCTTCTTATCCAAGTCGTAGTGCGACACCGCGCGAAAGGCGACTTCGCACCACAAGCCCGCTTGTTCGGCCTCGAGTCGCTGTCGTCGCTCCAAGAGCACATCGACCTTACCGCGCATTTCCGACGCCTCTTGCTCGGCGCGCGCCTTAGCACTTTCATTCGCACGGTAGATGTAGTCGAACTGCGGCGGACGCTGATGCTGCGGCACACCGGAGTTGCCGCCGATGCCGCTCCGTTCGGCGCCGGCTTGGGGATTCAGAACCGTAACCGTGTGGTACGACGTTTTCGCGTCGACCGGATGGTAGAAGAACTTCTCCGCGGTCCGACCGTAGAACTCGGACCATTTCATCGGGCCGCCTCCCTTGCGGTCCATGATTTCGTTACCGAGATCCGCCCGCTTGGCCGCACCGAGGCTCGCATTGCGCTTTCCCGTGGCATGGCCGATCGCGTTTTCGACCGCATCGAGCGAGGCTTCGAGATTTGCTAACCGAACCATGAGGAAGATAAGACGCTGATCGATCTCTTCCCAAGTTCCTTCGCCAAGCTTTTCGGCAGGCGCGATTGCGCCGGGCTTTTTTTGCGTCGGCACTGGCGCTTGTTGGCCCCAAGCGAGATCGTCGCTCCAAGCCCCACAGACGATCGTGCAAAACGCGAACAAGATCCGCAATCGATTACGAGCCATGTTAGATCACCGCGCAAAGTTCACTGAGTGTCGGCAAGGAGAGAACGAATTCTACTCCCGCATGGGGGGAACATCCACGCTATTTCAAGTTGGTTGCCGTTGCGTGCGACTTAAAATCAAGCATCGTTCTCCGATCGTTTCCACGGCCGAATTTGCGATGACTCGTCGTCGCAACCGACCATCGACAATGCCGTGATAAACGTGCGATCGGCCGGCGCACGATGGAGTTCAAAGCGCGGATGCAGGCGCATAAAAAAAGACCGGCCGCGGGTGGGAGAACCCGCGGCCGGCCGTAGATCACGAACTTGCTTCTCGTCGCCGATATCTTACGACCGGCGACCCTTCGAACCGCTCATTAAGAGAACAATTCCTTGATGACCTTACCGCTGTTGGCGATCTTCATCGGGCGGTTGTTCTTGCTGGTGTAGGTGGTTTCCAGCGAGATGCCGAGGCCCTTGAGAACCGACGCCATCATGTCTTCCGACTTGATCGGGTCGACGTTGTCGGCGACGGCGGTGCCGTCTTCGTTCGTCGCACCGACGGCTTGACCACCCTTGGTACCACCACCGGCGACGATGGTCGACCAGCAGCGAGCCCAGTGGTCGCGACCGGCACGAGCGTTGATACGCGGCGTACGGCCGAAGTCACCCATCCAAATCACCGAGGTGTCTTCCAACATGCCCCGTTGAGCGAGGTCTTCGATGAGGGCGCTCATGCCTTGATCGAGAACCGGCAACAGGTTGTTCTTCAACGTGTTGTGGGTGTCGTTGTGCAAGTCCCAGCCGCCCATTTCGACTTCTACGAACGGCACACCACGTTCGACCAAGCGGCGAGCGACCAAGCAGCTACGGCTGAAGGTCGTGTTACGACGCATCATGCCTTGGCCGGCAGCGGCCGTTCCGCCCGGAACGGTAACGCCGTAGCGTTCCTTCACGGCGTCCGGTTCGTCGTCGATTTTGAAGGCCTTCATTTGATCGCTGGTCATGAGGGCCACGGTGCGATCGATCACCTTCTTGTGTTCGATCGGAGCATCGCCGCGGCTCGAGGAGGCGAAGCCCCCTTCGATTTGGCTGAGCATTTGGAGGCGTTGGGCCAACCGTTCCGGTTGCATGTCCATCCGCAAGTTGCGGACGTCGCCGTTCGAGTCGACGACGAACGGAGCGTAGCTGGCGCCCAAGAAGCCTGGGCCGAAGCTGCCGCCGCCGATCGAGACGAACGGAGGAATGTCGATGTTGTCGTTACCGCATTCGCGGGCCACGACGGCACCGTAGCTCGGGTGCTCGACGCTCGGGTTCGGCACATAGCCGGTATGCATGTAGTAGCGACCACGGTTGTGATCGGCTTCGCGGGTGCTCATGGAGCGAAGAATCGCTGCATTGTGCATTTGCTTGGCCATCATCGGCATGTGTTCGCTGATCTTCACGCCGGGAGCCGACGTTTCGATCTCTTTGAACGGACCACCGGTCGGAGCGCCCGGCTTGAGGTCCCAGATGTCGATGGTTGGGGGCCCAGCATTCATGAACAACATGATGCAAGCTTTTTGCTTCTTCTGAAGTTCCTTAGCGTTGGCACGCAAGGCCCCGGTGAAGGACGCGGCAACCGGCGCGGTGAGCGCGGCTGAAGCGGCCATGTGCGACATAAAATGACGACGATTCATGGACATTCGTAATCTCCCAAGTCTAAAAGAAACAATCGTGATCTAAATGAATTCGGACAAGTGAACGGAAACAGGCAAATCGGTTTAGTGGTTGAAGATGAACTCGTTGGAATTGAGCAGAGCCCAGAACACGTCTTGCAGAACTCCGCCTGCGTTGGCTTCCCGAGCCGAAAGAGCGACGGCCGCTTCTTGGCTGGTCGGCTTGCGCGACAACGTAGCCATGTAGAGGAAGTCGACCTTCTCCTTCAACGACATGTTGCTGGCGGTAAGCTGCGTCATGAAGTTGCTGGCGAGGGCGGTCTTCGTGAGATCGCCGTTCATCATCATCAACACTTGCGGGATCGTACCGTTGAACGTCGTGGCTTCATCTCCTTCGTCGTTGCCGAAGGTGACGGTGAACTGACGGAGCCAAGCGTCTTTCTTGGCTTGTTGCTCTTCGGCCGAACCTTCGGAAGCGGCCTTAGTCGCGGCGAGCAACGACTCGTACAACTCTTCCGCTTGCATTTGGCGGAGGTAGAAGTGCGAGAACTTCGGCTTCTCACCCAACGAGGGATCGTCTTTCTTGTTCTTCGGCGTGCTCTTGCTCGACAGGCCGTAAGCTTCGCTCAACGTGATCCACTTGATGAGTTCTTTGATGTTGTGACCACGAGCCGTGAACTCCGAGCCCATCCGATCGAGCAGTTCCGGATGCGAGACGGGATTGTGCGGGCCCATGTCGTCGACCGGCTTCGTGAAGCCGTAGCCGAAGAAGTGGCCCCACATCCGATTGACCATCGCCTTACCGAAGTTTTCGTGCTTGACGACCAACTTGGAAAGTTCGGTCCGACGATCGACTTCGTTGACATAACCGGAGTTCTTGATCTTCGTGCCGTCGACGAACGTCGGGTAGGCGACGCGGAGCTCGCCGTTACGAAGCTCGAAATAAATTTCGGCTTCCTTCGGGTTGCTTCCTTCGCCGGCGTAGTCTTCGTTTTCGAGGGTCACGTAGTCGATGGCG contains these protein-coding regions:
- a CDS encoding MBL fold metallo-hydrolase — protein: MKLVMLGTTGYHPNDLRQTACYALPEIGVVLDAGTGMYRLRNFIATEELDIFLSHAHLDHIAGLTFMLGTLFDKNMRRITVHGMPEKIAAVRDHLFHSEIFPVMPDCEFRPIAPRTALAGGGTLTHFPLEHPGSSIGFRLDWPERSMAYVTDTTARADSPYLERIRGVDLLLHECYFGDDTPEEFAAQTGHSRTTPTAELARAAKVGRLVLTHLNPLISEVDPIGLPTAQKIFPNTMLAEDCREIEF
- a CDS encoding DUF1080 domain-containing protein, which translates into the protein MARNRLRILFAFCTIVCGAWSDDLAWGQQAPVPTQKKPGAIAPAEKLGEGTWEEIDQRLIFLMVRLANLEASLDAVENAIGHATGKRNASLGAAKRADLGNEIMDRKGGGPMKWSEFYGRTAEKFFYHPVDAKTSYHTVTVLNPQAGAERSGIGGNSGVPQHQRPPQFDYIYRANESAKARAEQEASEMRGKVDVLLERRQRLEAEQAGLWCEVAFRAVSHYDLDKKPLYRFEPLIVDATTASRQQANTVKAASTFMRLALSIIEEAQKDQAATFSKIKPAVAEARQTLSDEFLRLAVDATDRTTAEGRFALLAKRLDDIASNLSDSYVVAIEGDQAKDQQRKDTFRALLQESLVGYAQIILALDEMSTEMKNDWKIKPDVEKPLRFLTLDKVTALPLVTLPKETAPIGDSPAMPDAPSEGTSLTNAASKRKWRAERLDLWTIENDEIASNGGFSKKYDYCFFGGRTFDDFELNAEVQYSVGGNGGFILRSGPVPRADGHITGYEVQAHGIEVASNYTGSIYKFPMSGKNSVVYLTGAGLASPNNWFKVRIVVKATKITVYIDGRQVAAYDDQVAPIRSGYIGLQASQTGSIRYKNIRVKPL
- a CDS encoding DUF1501 domain-containing protein, with protein sequence MNRRHFMSHMAASAALTAPVAASFTGALRANAKELQKKQKACIMLFMNAGPPTIDIWDLKPGAPTGGPFKEIETSAPGVKISEHMPMMAKQMHNAAILRSMSTREADHNRGRYYMHTGYVPNPSVEHPSYGAVVARECGNDNIDIPPFVSIGGGSFGPGFLGASYAPFVVDSNGDVRNLRMDMQPERLAQRLQMLSQIEGGFASSSRGDAPIEHKKVIDRTVALMTSDQMKAFKIDDEPDAVKERYGVTVPGGTAAAGQGMMRRNTTFSRSCLVARRLVERGVPFVEVEMGGWDLHNDTHNTLKNNLLPVLDQGMSALIEDLAQRGMLEDTSVIWMGDFGRTPRINARAGRDHWARCWSTIVAGGGTKGGQAVGATNEDGTAVADNVDPIKSEDMMASVLKGLGISLETTYTSKNNRPMKIANSGKVIKELFS
- a CDS encoding DUF1549 and DUF1553 domain-containing protein, yielding MGATGIALVQPGKHTTAAELAPAAASPAAATRVIPRSAAGSSVTEQDIVTFINEQIRAGWKDGGINPSAAATDAEWCRRVYLDIIGRLPTVEETDAFLRSGGPEKRLRLVSLLMGETVSSNSNNAKDAAAAERYLEEYARNWSTIYSILLVGRPPAGNNNREMVNRDGMLAYLRGSLLRNKPWDKIVEEIVGAQGTTKPGSPNFNGATNFLVNKLQENAAEATAKTAKYFLGIQVQCTQCHNHPFNDWKQDQFWGLNAFFRQTKAKTARDGRAIDYVTLENEDYAGEGSNPKEAEIYFELRNGELRVAYPTFVDGTKIKNSGYVNEVDRRTELSKLVVKHENFGKAMVNRMWGHFFGYGFTKPVDDMGPHNPVSHPELLDRMGSEFTARGHNIKELIKWITLSEAYGLSSKSTPKNKKDDPSLGEKPKFSHFYLRQMQAEELYESLLAATKAASEGSAEEQQAKKDAWLRQFTVTFGNDEGDEATTFNGTIPQVLMMMNGDLTKTALASNFMTQLTASNMSLKEKVDFLYMATLSRKPTSQEAAVALSAREANAGGVLQDVFWALLNSNEFIFNH